The genomic stretch TGTGACACCTACCTATAGACCTGAATCAGAACCACAACATGACCTTTAGAACCTCACCTTTAGCCCACAGAGTTTGTCCTAAAGTCCTTCCCAGGTTGTATTAAGTAAGAGCTGAAGTTGCAGAGGTAAAGGTCTTAAATAACAAGAAAGTGGCCCACCAGTCACTGATACTATAATAAAAAATTGCACAACTGTTGTTAAAATAAAACATGATGGTATCTAATTATTGTGTAACCAATTataaaaccccatcatttgtagTCCATAATAACCAATCCAACTAAAGTGATATTTTTAAGTAATGCTGCGTTCCTACTGTGTGAGCAGGTCTCAAGACGTTCTGTTAATAGAACCTCTGTTTATGACAACAACATATCTCTGCTTATTGCCctgagagacagtctgacacacaGGCCGACATTACAGCTACCGCCAACTCAGGCCTACACTAGCACTGATTACACGGAGGCCTTCATAAGCCTTCTGCTTAGGGACAAATAGGTATATGTTTCAAAACATCACATATTCAGTCAAAGGCCAATGAAGTGAATTCAAATGCATAAAATACAAGTCCTTCTTTTGAAACTATAATTGCATGTTACGTACCTTTCTTAGAGTATAAATGTGAGGGTCTGAACTGTTCAATGTGGTTAGCGTTCGTTTTAAGCAGAGAGTCAGTGGTGTGTTTATGCATGGTGCTGACCTCAGCAGCAGTCTGTGTGAGTCCGTCGTTAGCAGAGTTATATTGCAGAATCCCTTGACCCTGCAGCGGGCTGAAGTTGCCATAGTTTGTGTAATTACTGTAAAACGGAGACGTGTAGTAGATGGGTCGTCCTAGGATGGAAGAGGCGGAGTACACAGCGCCAGGGACGGccggggagggggtggaggaggtggaggttaGAAGACCGAGGGATGGACAAGTCTGCCCCaggtgatgctgctgctgcttcggGTCTGAAGTAGCGATCTCCGCTAACGACCACAGTTTGGGTTTGACGGCTTGATTGTGACGACCTGAGATTCGGCTGTCAAGACatgatttgttgttgttttcccgGTAGTGATGGTTTAAGACCGAGGCCTCAAGCCCTGTTagtggtgatgatgtcacaggtTTAGGTGACAGGCTTCGGTGTCGTTCATCATTCTCCAGTtcgtgatcatcatcatcatcctcacatTTGTCCTTAGTATCTGACCCAGACTCACAGACCAGGTCCCCGATTCGACAGCTCACCTTATCCCCATCAGACTCCGCTGAACAAGAATGGTCTGTAAGGGTATCAACCTGCAAACTGATACctgaaaaaaattataaaaagagATTGAGACGAAGTAATTACCATATAATAACCATGGCATTCGACATTATTAGgattactattattattgttaataataataataatagtaatccTAATAATGTCGAAAGCCCTGAAATGTGTCACCtagtctctgtcatcatgccgtTAATCATCTGTGGATAACTGTCAATAAAAAACAGCACCGCGCAGCTCGCGCTGTTAACTGGGTCATGGGTTGGGTCTCGTGGTTTACCTTCATCCTCCGCGGACGTCTCGCTGTTGTCAAGATTTTTCTCCAAGCGGTCATcattcctctctccgtctccatcGTCCTCATCCTCACTCTTATTCCGGGGAGCCCACGTCATCTTGTTCTCCTTCTTCAACCTCCTCCTGGCGTTGGCGAACCAGGTGGACACCTGCGTCAGGGTCATCTTAGTAATGATGGCCAACATGATCTTCTCTCCCTTGGTGGGGTAGGGGTTCTTCCTGTGCTCCTGTAGCCAGGCCTTCAGCGTGGCGGTGGCGTCTCGGGTCGCGTTCTTGCGGTATGCCGGGTCGTTGAGCTGGTAGGGGTATCCCGGGCTACCGTAGGGGTGGTAGCTGAGCGCCCCAGCCATGCCCTGCGCGTCGTAAGGAGAGCTCTGGAAaggaaaaatgttttttaaatttttttgttATAATTTATAATTTTGGTAATAAATATTGAAAACTGTAAAACATAACTAAACACAACAGGTTGTGTATTGTGGTTGTGTGTATAGAGAGTTAACTTAATGTGTAATGTGAGTTGGGTCTATATACTGCTTGTATTACACTGATCATTATCGGTTTGATTCATCGCATTGCATTATGCTAAATAAATGATAAATGATGCATCGTAATTGCACTAATTTCCAGTAATCACCGCCTAACTTCCTGCTTTTCTTTAGCTAGATTAGTTttgttgtcagagagagagacgtgttAGCATATCATTGCTTTACAGCATCACAAATCCAATTAACTACCCAGCGTATGTGCACCTTTTATAAACGCTTAGAGAACCATGTCATTAGCATTGTAATTCCTCTTTTCATGTTCAAATTTCGCTTATTTCATTTAATACACATTCCAAGAATTTAAATTGCATATATAGTTTGTGACTGTGAAAATGGAGAACAAACTTCATATATTTTATTTCCCATTGGAAGGGTTTGATATTAGACTACAGGCTCATTCCAATGAAGGCCATTGGCTTACATCATATCATTCTTTATGGGGGGCATTTTTTCCTAAATGAAGTCCACTCATTTAGTCATGCACTGTGTTAACGGGCCCACGAAAACACACATCATATTTGCAGAAAGAAGAAGCACAATAAAAAGCCTACCACTTTCACACACGACAGACAATATAATGTACCACTTGATGATTTATCGTTGTGATAAATGCAATGCTTTCTACGAACAATGTTCAATACATAATGGTGTGCAGGATCTCATCCATTTTACCCTTGAACTGTACAACCCATTAGACCCGCTCTGAAACGGTAGCTCTCTGCACGCTGCAGCAAATACTCTACTGTTGGCTACTAAACGACAAAAATTAGAGCTAATTATTTTCGACCAGGCTGTCCCTCCTGTATGCATACTGACACAAGTTGTCTAACGAATAAGTGGAAGTAGAGTATATACCATGTAGGAAGGGAATCCCGTGGCAGGGTCTGTGGAGTATGGCATTGGGCTGGAGAAGCCGCTGGCTGAAGCCGTGAAGGCAGCAGCTGATCCGGGGTAAGGACTAAAGGCTGATCCACTGGACGACCTGGCCAGCTCGTCGCTCCTCGGGGCAGCCAGGGCTGAAGCCCCGTAAGCCGGGCAGGAGTAGAGAGCCAGGGAGCCCGGCGGCTGGTAGAGGTAACCCTGGGGGTAAGACATGCCTCACTGAGAGTCTGTTGCTGCTGATTCCAAAGAGGAAAGCACGGAAAATTCACTTCTGTAGAATAATGAGCTCACTAAACAGATCTTCAGAcaattcaaataaaaataattaaaaagcgACCCCCAAAAGATCAGTAAAGTGCCCTGCATATAGAGGCAGGCGACGTCTCGATCCCCTAGCGTCCGATGTTTTTAGTAGCCTCAACTCTGAAGTGAGGAGTTGGAGGAAGGAGCCAGTGGAGTTCTGAGAACGGTGGAAAACACGAGCTGTCACTCAGCTGATCTGAATATTCCATCTCCGCCCTCTGAAATGGAGCCCTGGCTGGAACAACACCGAGAGGACAGTGGAGGGGGAAGAATTTCACTGGCACAATGTTCTTTAGTCTGCTGCAGCTGCGCATATTGTGGAAATTCACTTGTATTAATGACAATAACGTTCCCATGCTCAAACATCCAGGCAGTATTTATTGCGCAAACTTCTTGTcaactgaaataaaaaaatattcagtGACTGAACATAATTTTTTATGACAGTAATATTTACTATTATCCAGGTTTTTCTTCCTTGTCAACTTGCAGCTGATAATTGCGTCAAGTGGAGTATTAGAAAGATGGGGTTCAGCTCTAGCaccgagtgtgtgtctgtgtgtctgtgtgtgtgtgcctgtctttctgtgtgtgtgtttgtgtgtgtgtgcagtgtgccGGTCGGCCTGAGGGAGGTGTAACCCACTCCTGCAGCTCGTCGGACACCAGTCCATATTGGGGTTGATCTCCAGGCTCTGCTCCTTCCTGGCTGGTCTCTCCTGGTCCTCAAGTCAACAACGAACTACACTATTATTTCACTGATTTCAAGTTTTATTGGAGACGTCTGTTGGACGTGGATACATGTCAAGGCCATATGTAGATTAACAATTAACAATGACAGTTTCATGTTTAAAAAATGCTGAATGGTATTTGGAGGCTAAATAGtgggatcatcatcatcatcaccatcaatcATCATTTATTTGTCAAAACAAAATACCAGTTATGAGATGACTACAGTGATATGATTCACATAGCGTACGGTACTTTTTGGGTACAATATATCTTAGATTAAATTAAGCAATTATTTACCAACTGAAACTTTTCAATAATCGACAAAAATGGCAAAGCCTCTGTCCAGCCCTAAATCTGTCCTGAAACTGAACATGTCTTTCAGAATTCTCCCTGCAGTCTTCAATCACAGTCCTACTGTACTTTTGACCACAATGTCAGTCCACCTGAGAACCATCTAATACATTGTTGTACAGTTAGCCAACACAGAGATATATACCACAATGTCAGTTCACCTGAGAACCATCTAATACATTGTTGTACAGTTAGCCAACACAGAGATATATACCACAATGTCAGTTCACCTGAGAACCATCTAATACATTGTTGTACAGTTAGCCAACACAGAGATATATACCACAATGTCAGTTCAAATGTGTTGTTTTCAGTCAAGTGTTCCGTGCCATACACCTAATTAACATTCCTTTAATCTGTATTCATTTTATACATCAATATATACATTATTCAGTGTGCATAAATTAACAGTATCTTTAGTATTTACACCCAGCGTAATTTAAATACataattgttattattgttattgttcttgTTATTATTAAAAGtaagtattattgttattattaaatGCTGATTATATATTATAATTAAATTGTAATAGTTACAATACTTATTAATGAATTAATCCAatactttttattattataattatatgtGATACTATAACAACGTATCCTTCTACCTCAATAACTGCTAATTGGAGACAtcttccactttgaaatgtatATCCCACTCTGTTATTATGTCATATAAAAAACAACCAATATTCTCCTTTTAACTGGTGATTACTCTAGTCAGATAACAGTGAAACAGTGTATTATGCCAGAGGTCCGTGTGGTTACTTGAGGACACAGCTATAAGCCAGTATAGAGTGGACAGGACCCCTGGTGGGGCTGACGCGGCAGTAGGCAGTGGTGATGTAGGAGGACGGAGCTAACGGCAGGGGGCAGTATCTCATCTAGCCTGGAGAGATCACAACATACCTCTCTCTCaactgtacagtacagtcagtCTCTAGGCAGGCCAGACCTCCTGTAAACctgctctactctgttctgttgtatACTATACCAGCAGtatattcctctgttctgttgtatAATATACCAGCAGTACAATCCtctgttgtgttatgttgtggtaCGTTGTGTTGTAATGTATTGTGGTATGTTGTATTGTGGAATGTTGTGGTGTGtcatgttgtgatgtgttgtggtaTGTTGTTTTGTGTTGCGGTATGTTGTGCTGTGTTATAATGTATTTTGgtctgttgtgttatattgttatatatgttttgttgtgttgtggtatgctgtgttgtggtgtgttgtgttgtgttgtggtatgttgtgttatgttgtggtaTGTTGTTGTCTGTTTTATTGTGGTATGTTGTGTTGTggcatgttgtgttgtggtatgttgtgttgtgttgtagtatGTTGTTGTCTATTTTATTGtggtatgttgtgttatgttgtggtaTGTTGTTGTCTGTTTTATTGtggtatgttgtgttgtggtatgttgtgttatgttgtggtatgttgtgttgtggtatgttgCGGTCTGTTTTGTTGTGGTATGTTGTGTTatggtatgttgtgttatgttgtggtaTGTTGTTGTCTGTTTTATTGtggtatgttgtgttgtggtatgttgtgttatgttgtggtaTGTTGTTGTCTGTTTTATTGtggtatgttgtgttgtggtatgttatgttgtgttgtggtatgttgtgttatgttgtggtatgttgtgttatgttgtggtaTGTTGGTGTCTGTTTTATTGtggtatgttgtgttgtggtatgttatgttgtgttgtggtatgttgtgttatgttgtggtaTGTTGGTGTCTGTTTTATTGTGGTATGTTGCGTTGTggtatgttgtgttgtattgtggtatGTTGGTGTCTGTTTTATTGTGGtatgttgttttctgttttattGTGGTATGTTGtggtttgttgtgttgtgttgcattgtgctgttttgtattgtggcatgttgtgttgtggaatGTTGTTTTGTGGTATGTTGCTGTCTGTTTTATTGtggtatgttgtgttgtggtatgttgtgttgtattgtggtatGTTGCTGTCTGTTTTATTGTGGTATGTTGTGTCTGTTTTATTGTGGTATGTTTGTTGTGGTATGTTGTTATCTGTTTTGTTGtggtatgttgtgttgtggtatgttgTTTTGTGGTATGTTGCTGTCTGTTTTATTGtggtatgttgtgttgtggtatgttgtgttgtattgtggtatGTTGCTGTCTGTTTTATTGtggtatgttgtgttgtggtatgttgtgttgtattgtggtatGTTGCTGTCTGTTTTATTGtggtatgttgtgttgtggtatgttgtgttgtggtatgttgtgttgtggtgtgttgtgttgtggtatgttgtgttgtggtatgctGTGTTGTGGTatgctgtgttgtgttggggtATTTTGTTGTCTGTTTTATTGtggtatgttgtgttgtggtgttgtgttgtggtatgttgtgttgtggtatgttgtgttgtggtatgttgtgttgtggtatgttgtgttgtggtatgtttgttgtggtgtgttgtgttgtggtatgttgtgttgtggtatgtgtgttgtgttgtggtatgttgtgttgtggtatgttgtgttgtggtatgttgtgttgtggtatgttgtgttgtggtatgttgtgttgtggtatgttgtgttgtgttgtgttgtggtatgttgtgttgtgtatgttgtgttgtggtatgttgtgttgtgttgtgttgtggtatgttgtgttgtgtgtgtgttgtgttgtggtatgttgtgtgttgttgttgttgtggtatgttgtgttgtgtgtgttgtggtatgttgtgttgtggtatgttgtgttgtgtatgtgtgtgttgtggtgtgttgtgttgtggtatgttgtgttgtggtatgttgtgttgtggtgtgttgtgttgtggtatgttgtgttgtggtatgttgtgttgtggtattttgtgttgtgttgtggtattttGTGTTTTGCTGTATTGCGGTATATTGTTGTCTGTTTTATTGTGGAATGTTGTGTTGTCgtatgttgttttgtattgtggtatgttgtgttgtggtatgttgtgttgtattgtggtatgttgtgttgtcgtatgttgtgttgtattgtggtatgttgtgttgtcgtatgttgtgttgtattgtggtatgttgtgttgtcgtatgttgttttgtattgtggtatgttgtgttgtcgtatgttgtgttgtattgtggtatgttgtgttgtggtatattttgttttattgtggtttgttgtgttgtgttgcattgCACTGTTTTGTattgtagcatgttgtgttgtggaatgttgtgttgtggcatgatgtgttgtgttgtggtacgttgttttttgttgtgttgtggtgggttgtgttgtattgtgttttggaatgttgtgttgtgttgtattgtggtatgttgtgttgtgttgtattgtggtatgttgtgttgtgttgtagtatATTGTGTTGTATAGTCTTGCGGTATGTTGTGTTGTTTTTTggtatgttgtgttgtattgtggtatGTTCTAACAACCTACTTTAACTACTAAGGACatggtgacctctggtggacaaccagagtCTTACATAACCTGAGACTTTCTGTCAGACTATTCGACACAGACTGATCGGGCGATTTCAACAGATTGAGACGACAAAGACATACAAGCGTAAATATGTACTTTGCATTACTAAATCCAAATTTGTGGTTGTTGGGGGGCTAAATATCCATATTTACGATGAGGGTATTATTCATCTGTATGTACGGTAGTTGAATTcctttgtctctccttctcccgctCTTTCTTTCCCCACCCCTTTTCTTATGCAACCAGCCATCATAtcaggttagtccactagggacttttcattgtgtaCCAAGCGTCATAtcaggttagtccactagggactttccATTGTGTACCAAGCGTCATAtcaggttagtccactagggacttttcattgtgtaCCAAGCGTCATAtcaggttagtccactagggacttttcattgtgtaCCAAGCATCATATCAGGTTCATTGCTTTATGTTAATGTTCAATACTATAccgtgtgtgtttatttatttctgtGTGAATATTTCATTAGCTAGTAAATACATAATTAAGCCAATTTCTgtaagtttaaaaaaatgtatgaataagaataagaaatacagtggggagaacaagtatttgatacactgccgattttgcaggttttcctacttacaaagcatgtagaggtctgtaatttttatcataggtacacttcaactgtgagagacggaatctaaaacaaaaatacacaaaatcacattgtatgatttttaagtaattaatttgcattttattgcatgacataagtatttgatacatcagaaaagcagaacttaatatttggtacagaaacctttgtttgcaattacagagatcatacgtttcctgtagttcttgaccaggtttgcacacactgcaacagggattttggcccactcctccatacagacattCTCCAGATCATTCCAGATcatcagctccctccaaagattttctattgggttcaggcctggagactggctaggtcactccaggaccttgagatgcttcttacggagccactccttagttgccctggctgtgtgtttcgggtcgttgtcatgctggaagacccagccacgacccatcttcaatgctcttgctgagggaaggaggttgttggccaagatctcgcgatacatggccccatccatcctcccctcaatacggtgcagtcgtcctgtcccctttgcataaaagcatccccaaagaatgatgtttccacctccatgcttcacggttgggatggtgttcttggggttgtactcatccttcttcttcctccaaacacggcgagtggagtttagatcaaaaagctctatttttgtctcaacaGACCACAtgactttctcccattcctcctctggatcatccagatggtcattggcaaacttcagatgggcctggacatgagctggcttgagcagggggaccttgcgtgcgctgcaggattttaatccatgacggcgtagtgtgtttctaatggttttctttgagactgtggtcccagctctcttcaggtcattgaccaggtcctgctgtgtagttttgggctgatccctcaccttcctcatgatcattgatgccccacgaggtgagatcttgcatggacccccagaccgagggtgatttaccgtcatcttgaacttcttcgattttctaataattgcgccaacagttgttcccttctcaccaagctgcttgcctattgccctgtagcccatcccagccttgtgcaggtctacaattgtatccctgatgtccttacacagctctctggtcttggccattgtggagaggttgtagtctgtttgattgagtgtgtggacaggtgtcttttatacaggtaacgagttcaaacaggtgcagttaatacaggtaatgaatggagaacaggagggcttcttaaagaaaaactaacaggtctgtaagaattggaattcttactggttggtaggtgatcaaatacttatgtcatgcaataaaatgcaaattaattacttaaaaatcatacactgtgattttctgtatttttgtttttagattccgtctctcacagttgaagtgtacctatgataaaaattacagacctctacatgttttgtaagtaggaaaacctgcaaaatcggcagtgtatcaaatacttgttttcccaaCTGTACAtacaagtaacaagtaattaaagagcaacagtaaaatagcaatagcgagactatatacagggggtaccggtacagagtcagtgtgcggggacaccggttagtcaaggtaaccGGGGGGAGGGGGCTTcacgtgcagtagcagagagaacagcctatgactgGGGTTGCTGGAATGGGCCGTACgcagtaccctctgtagtgccttgcggttggaggccgagcagttgcctaagggggaataggttttgacgTGCCCTCTTCACCACTGACTTGGTTTGCTtcgaccatgttagtttgttggtgatgtggacaccaaggaacttggagctctcaacgtgctccactacagctccgtcaatgagaatgggggcgtgctcggtcctctttttcctgtagtccacaatcatctcctttgtcttgatcacgttgagggagaggttgttatcctggcaccacatggccaggtctcttacctcctccctataggctgtctcgtcgtcgtcagagatcaggcctaccactgttgtgtcatcggcaaacttaatgatggtgttggaaatGTGCCTGGcggtgcagtcatgagtgaacaatgagtacaggaggggactgagaacgcacccctgaggagccccttCGTTGAGGAacagcatggtggatgtgtttttacctacccttaccacctgggggcagccagtcaggaagtctaggatccagttgcagagggaggtgtttagtctgagggtccttagcttattgatgagctttatagggcactatggtgttgaaccttgagctgtagtcaatgaatagcattctcacataggtgttcattcaTGGTAACAACATCACGACACCAgcctgtagtgttctgtagtggtgCTCATAGAGACAATGCTCTTATTGACCTGGTTGCTGGAAACAACCGTCTTATGCTAGCTGCTAACCTATAATACCACTACGCTACACAAACTCCAAAGAAAATGCCATAACTGGCCATAACTGTAGCAACAGAGATATAACATTGCTATCCCATGTTAGCCATACTGATAAtatgatactatcaagagcagtgtgcggtttcctttttccttcatcttgttcaattGTTGCCATGCATCTGCAAATtagattgctcagatgtgcgagtgccttttgaattttgtatAGCCATACTGATAATACCACAACATTGTGCTAGCAGTTAGCTGGTAACCCATGTACCACTGATATTACCACAACATTATGCTAGCAGTTAGCATGTAACCCATATACAATGATATTACCACAACATTATGCCAGCAGTTAGCAGGTAAACCATATACACTGATAATACAACACCATTGTGCTAGCAGCTAGCTGGTAACTCATATACACTGATAATACAACAACATTGTGCTAGCAGCTAGCTGGTAACTCATATACACTGCTAATACAACAACATTGTGCTAGCAGCTAGCTGGTAACTCATATACACTGATAATACAACAACATTGTGCTAGCAGCTAGCTGGTAACTCATATACACTGATAATACAACAACATTGTGCTAGCAGCTAGATGGTAAACAATATAcactgaaaataaaataaccttGTGCTAGCAGTTAGCTGGTAACCCAATACACTGATAATAAAATAACATTGTGCTAGCAGCTAGCTGGTAACCCATATAGAGGATGAATACAGAATGCTCCATTTCACAGTTTAGAGTCTCCAGGCCTCAGAATGACTTGCA from Oncorhynchus tshawytscha isolate Ot180627B unplaced genomic scaffold, Otsh_v2.0 Un_contig_7497_pilon_pilon, whole genome shotgun sequence encodes the following:
- the irx2a gene encoding iroquois-class homeodomain protein IRX-2a → MSYPQGYLYQPPGSLALYSCPAYGASALAAPRSDELARSSSGSAFSPYPGSAAAFTASASGFSSPMPYSTDPATGFPSYMSSPYDAQGMAGALSYHPYGSPGYPYQLNDPAYRKNATRDATATLKAWLQEHRKNPYPTKGEKIMLAIITKMTLTQVSTWFANARRRLKKENKMTWAPRNKSEDEDDGDGERNDDRLEKNLDNSETSAEDEGISLQVDTLTDHSCSAESDGDKVSCRIGDLVCESGSDTKDKCEDDDDDHELENDERHRSLSPKPVTSSPLTGLEASVLNHHYRENNNKSCLDSRISGRHNQAVKPKLWSLAEIATSDPKQQQHHLGQTCPSLGLLTSTSSTPSPAVPGAVYSASSILGRPIYYTSPFYSNYTNYGNFSPLQGQGILQYNSANDGLTQTAAEVSTMHKHTTDSLLKTNANHIEQFRPSHLYSKKGT